One Alkalicoccus halolimnae DNA segment encodes these proteins:
- a CDS encoding BMP family ABC transporter substrate-binding protein: MLQPQLKQSRIIISIAFAGAILLIGLLYYFSEYMFVEAEKDRTEQNPETVILTSDSVHDQSWGSHAFYSQIHLEEHFDADVEIYPNLTTDMLKEFRTEKELDNTADIIIGHGGEFSEVFKKYAPQHPDTEFVTLHGDSAHANHTVYTFDITDAETRALISGAEISTTKKIGVLGKEGDWQGYDEIKSTLENFYEDIEIMYETVDSRNDKGEALEALDVLLEGGADVIYSRGNMFNRYVIDQARKRDFYVIGFIEDQAYLGEGCVLTSVVVDIPAIYERMMSDYLSGDGLPGNVQRLTLEDSVYGISSFGPMFTEEELYRVNEKIDMLQE, translated from the coding sequence ATGTTGCAGCCGCAGCTGAAACAAAGCAGAATCATCATTTCCATTGCCTTTGCCGGAGCTATACTGCTTATTGGACTTCTCTACTATTTTTCCGAATACATGTTTGTCGAAGCTGAAAAAGACAGAACAGAACAGAACCCGGAAACAGTTATATTAACTTCTGATTCCGTACACGATCAGAGCTGGGGAAGCCATGCTTTTTACAGCCAGATTCATTTGGAGGAGCATTTCGATGCCGACGTGGAAATTTATCCGAACTTAACGACAGACATGCTCAAGGAATTCCGTACAGAAAAAGAGCTGGATAATACAGCGGATATTATAATAGGGCACGGCGGAGAATTTTCGGAAGTTTTCAAGAAATATGCCCCGCAGCATCCCGATACTGAGTTTGTGACCCTTCACGGAGACTCTGCGCATGCCAATCATACGGTCTACACTTTCGATATTACCGACGCGGAAACCCGGGCACTTATCAGCGGTGCAGAAATTTCAACGACTAAAAAAATAGGTGTGCTGGGTAAAGAAGGAGATTGGCAAGGTTATGACGAAATAAAAAGCACGCTGGAAAATTTTTATGAAGATATCGAAATTATGTATGAAACGGTAGATAGCAGAAATGATAAAGGAGAGGCTCTCGAGGCACTGGATGTTCTGCTGGAAGGAGGCGCAGACGTTATTTATTCACGTGGCAACATGTTTAACCGGTATGTTATTGATCAAGCGAGAAAAAGGGATTTTTACGTTATCGGATTCATTGAGGATCAGGCTTATTTAGGAGAAGGCTGCGTTCTCACGAGTGTGGTCGTTGATATTCCTGCCATTTACGAGCGGATGATGAGTGATTATCTTTCTGGTGACGGGCTGCCGGGGAATGTGCAGAGGCTGACGCTTGAAGACAGCGTTTACGGGATCAGTTCTTTCGGTCCGATGTTTACGGAAGAGGAACTATACAGAGTAAACGAAAAAATAGATATGCTGCAGGAATGA
- the ppc gene encoding phosphoenolpyruvate carboxylase — translation MIETQDQNTQLRNDVKMLGTILGEVLKKHGGEELFNKVEDIREITKGLRENYNEDKYTHLKSEISKLESPMRQQVIRAFSIYFHLINIAEQNHRIRRAQFYRLERDSDVQKHSIQEAILALKSDNHSDEKIQQIVNDLSIELIMTAHPTEATKRTVLEIQKRIATILQKLDQPGQPYKKRRNLEESLANEVTVLWQTDELRHRKPTVLDEVKNGLYYFDQTLFDVLPAVHQELEDQLNDYFPNKNWKIPNFLNFGSWIGGDRDGNPFVTPEVTWETLKLQRDLAVKKYDEALTDLMKRFSQSTTRVDISDDFIKHVEEEEKKYLTGREKWQIDSEIYRRKFAVMLKRLRQVNAKSKNAYDHAEELLQDLLVIQESAQKNQLENVKLKKLNKLIRQVQLFGFHLATLDVRNHSGEHESAVAEMLKVVGLEDDYASLEEKDKLAVLDKVLKDPRPLMLLNEDYSEGTRDIFNVFKMIQSAHEEFGKRSIEVYLISMTQSPSDLLEVLVLAKEAGIYRVHVDGTVESNLNVAPLLETVDDLIAGPEIMKTLFDMDLYRSHITNRGNHQEIMLGYSDGSKDGGTLTANWKLFKAQQEIHNMAREYDIRLKFFHGRGGSLGRGGGPLNRSIVSQPAETLGDGVKITEQGEVLSSRYMLGDIAFRNLEQAASALIQSTSKVHHEKEQVTGLKPEWEKAIDEISDNSLKKYQDLVFGDPDFLTYFKQTTPLNELRELNIGSRPMSRKNSEKFEDLRAIPWVFAWTQCRQMIPAWYASGTGLASFAEKGEKELQTLKDMYENWPFFRSTVNNLQMALMKADLTTAKEYVNLVEDEEIGNRIFGLISEEFDRTKNILLEISNSEKLLDFSPNIQGSVHLRNPYVDPMNFLQVDLIQKLRATDEEEHTEEILTDVLLTISGVAAGLLNTG, via the coding sequence ATGATAGAAACACAGGATCAAAATACGCAGCTGAGAAACGATGTGAAAATGCTGGGGACAATCCTCGGTGAAGTGCTTAAAAAGCATGGAGGCGAAGAACTGTTTAACAAGGTTGAAGACATACGTGAGATCACTAAAGGGCTGCGGGAAAACTACAATGAAGACAAATATACGCACCTGAAATCGGAAATTTCCAAGCTGGAATCACCGATGAGACAGCAGGTTATCCGAGCTTTCTCGATCTACTTCCACCTTATTAATATTGCAGAACAGAATCACCGGATTCGCCGTGCCCAGTTTTACCGGCTCGAGCGGGACAGCGATGTGCAGAAGCACTCCATTCAGGAAGCTATTTTAGCGCTGAAATCAGATAATCATTCTGATGAAAAAATACAGCAGATTGTAAACGACCTTTCCATCGAGTTAATTATGACAGCTCACCCGACGGAAGCAACGAAGCGGACGGTCCTTGAGATTCAGAAGCGGATCGCAACGATTCTGCAGAAACTCGACCAGCCGGGCCAGCCTTACAAAAAACGCCGGAATCTGGAAGAGAGCCTTGCTAATGAAGTGACTGTCCTCTGGCAGACAGACGAACTCCGTCACCGGAAGCCGACTGTCCTTGATGAAGTGAAAAACGGGCTTTATTATTTTGATCAGACATTGTTCGATGTACTTCCGGCCGTGCATCAGGAGCTGGAAGACCAGTTGAATGATTATTTCCCAAATAAAAACTGGAAAATTCCTAACTTCCTGAACTTCGGATCGTGGATCGGCGGAGACCGGGACGGCAATCCGTTTGTTACTCCGGAAGTGACATGGGAAACGCTCAAACTCCAGCGGGATCTTGCGGTAAAAAAATATGATGAAGCACTGACAGATTTAATGAAGCGGTTCAGTCAGTCGACGACACGTGTGGATATATCTGACGACTTCATTAAGCACGTGGAGGAAGAAGAGAAGAAATACTTAACAGGCCGGGAAAAATGGCAGATTGACAGTGAAATATACCGCCGTAAATTCGCCGTTATGCTGAAGCGTCTGCGCCAGGTTAATGCCAAATCGAAAAATGCTTATGACCATGCAGAGGAACTTCTGCAGGATCTGCTCGTTATTCAGGAAAGCGCGCAGAAAAACCAGCTGGAAAATGTAAAGCTGAAAAAATTGAATAAGCTGATCCGTCAGGTCCAGCTTTTTGGATTTCATTTAGCTACCTTAGATGTGCGGAATCACAGCGGCGAACATGAGTCTGCAGTTGCAGAAATGCTGAAGGTTGTCGGCCTGGAGGACGATTACGCTTCTCTTGAAGAAAAGGATAAGCTGGCAGTACTTGATAAAGTATTGAAAGATCCCCGCCCTCTTATGCTGTTAAATGAAGACTATTCAGAAGGAACGCGTGATATTTTCAACGTATTCAAAATGATTCAGAGCGCTCATGAGGAGTTTGGGAAGCGGTCCATTGAAGTTTATCTTATCAGCATGACCCAGTCACCAAGTGACCTGCTTGAAGTGCTTGTCCTGGCGAAGGAAGCGGGTATCTACCGCGTTCACGTCGACGGCACCGTAGAAAGCAATTTAAACGTCGCTCCGCTTCTTGAAACAGTTGATGATCTGATTGCCGGTCCCGAAATTATGAAAACCCTATTTGATATGGACCTTTACCGAAGCCACATTACGAACCGAGGCAATCACCAGGAAATTATGCTTGGTTATTCGGACGGCAGCAAAGACGGAGGGACACTTACAGCGAACTGGAAGCTGTTTAAAGCCCAGCAGGAAATTCATAATATGGCACGCGAATATGATATCCGCCTGAAGTTCTTCCATGGACGCGGAGGTTCTCTCGGACGCGGAGGCGGTCCGCTCAATCGAAGCATTGTATCCCAGCCGGCGGAAACTCTCGGAGATGGTGTGAAAATTACCGAACAGGGGGAAGTACTTTCTTCCCGCTATATGCTTGGAGATATTGCCTTTCGAAATCTGGAGCAGGCAGCTTCTGCTCTCATACAGTCAACGTCGAAAGTACATCATGAAAAAGAACAGGTAACCGGCTTGAAACCTGAGTGGGAAAAAGCGATCGACGAAATCTCCGACAACTCTCTGAAAAAGTATCAGGATCTGGTATTCGGAGATCCGGATTTTCTTACCTACTTTAAACAGACGACGCCGCTCAATGAGCTGCGTGAACTGAATATCGGTTCGCGTCCAATGAGCCGAAAAAACAGCGAGAAGTTTGAAGATCTGAGAGCTATTCCATGGGTATTTGCCTGGACGCAGTGCCGCCAGATGATACCAGCCTGGTATGCTTCCGGCACAGGCCTTGCCAGTTTTGCAGAAAAAGGGGAAAAAGAACTCCAGACCTTGAAAGATATGTATGAGAACTGGCCGTTTTTCCGATCGACGGTTAATAATCTGCAGATGGCTCTTATGAAAGCTGATCTGACAACAGCAAAAGAATACGTAAACCTTGTGGAAGATGAAGAAATCGGCAATCGAATATTCGGCCTCATTTCAGAAGAATTTGACCGCACAAAAAATATCCTTCTGGAAATCTCCAATTCCGAAAAGCTGCTTGATTTCTCTCCGAATATTCAAGGATCGGTACACCTGCGTAACCCGTATGTGGATCCTATGAACTTCCTGCAGGTGGACCTTATTCAGAAACTGCGTGCAACGGATGAGGAAGAGCATACAGAAGAAATTCTGACGGATGTTCTGCTGACTATCAGCGGAGTGGCAGCCGGGCTGTTAAACACTGGTTGA
- a CDS encoding DUF3100 domain-containing protein, translating into MAQEKAYGLWKDWKLHVIVFGIVILADSIGQFSFNVGPGVVLLLPMLYAIIIGLIIFFTPLVSEKQAKNAEPLIILGVALLLAKIGVIIGPSLPELIAAGPALLLQELGNLGTIFLALPVAVMLGLRREAIGMTHSVAREPNVGLIMDKYGINSAEGRGVMAVYIFGTVFGAVFMGLIAGFLATLTPLHPLSFAMASGIGSGSMMAAASGSLIGAFPDMEEQIVAFAGASNLLSLSTGLYLSIFIGLPLTEKLYAVMARRREAKK; encoded by the coding sequence ATGGCACAGGAAAAAGCTTATGGATTGTGGAAAGACTGGAAACTGCATGTAATTGTATTTGGTATTGTTATTCTCGCAGACTCTATCGGGCAGTTCAGTTTTAACGTAGGACCGGGAGTTGTCCTGCTTCTGCCGATGCTTTACGCGATTATAATCGGGTTAATTATTTTCTTTACTCCTCTTGTATCGGAAAAACAGGCTAAAAATGCAGAACCTTTGATTATTTTAGGGGTGGCACTGCTTCTGGCTAAAATTGGCGTCATCATCGGACCGTCTCTGCCTGAACTTATTGCAGCAGGTCCTGCGCTGCTTCTACAGGAGCTGGGAAACCTCGGGACAATCTTTCTTGCACTTCCGGTAGCTGTCATGCTCGGTCTGCGCAGGGAAGCGATAGGAATGACACACTCGGTAGCCAGGGAGCCGAACGTCGGGCTGATAATGGATAAATATGGAATAAACTCTGCCGAAGGGCGCGGCGTCATGGCTGTTTATATTTTTGGTACGGTGTTTGGAGCTGTATTTATGGGGCTGATTGCCGGGTTCTTAGCGACGCTGACTCCACTCCATCCTTTATCTTTTGCGATGGCCTCCGGAATAGGGAGCGGCAGTATGATGGCTGCTGCAAGCGGCTCGCTGATCGGTGCCTTTCCGGATATGGAAGAACAGATCGTCGCCTTTGCAGGGGCGAGCAACCTGCTGTCTCTGTCGACCGGTCTCTATTTAAGTATCTTTATCGGGCTGCCACTGACAGAAAAGCTTTATGCGGTTATGGCAAGAAGACGGGAGGCGAAGAAATAA
- the putP gene encoding sodium/proline symporter PutP, which translates to MFVEDTLPIIITFIVYLLGMLALGLIAYKMTDNLSDYVLGGRRLSAGVAALSAGASDMSSWLLLGLPGALYASGLVEAWIAIGLAIGAVINWMFVAGRLRAYTEVANDSITLPDFFENRFKDRSRSLRIVSAVLILIFFTFYTSSGLVGGAILFESSFGMDQTLALWVGAIVIISYTFLGGFLAVSWTDFVQGILMFLALIIIPVVAIFDLGGIGPTFDAVRSVDPANMQLFSGVGFIGVISLLGWGLGYFGQPHIIVRFMAIRSMKELPKAQTIGIGWVLLSMTGAVFTGLVGIAYFADQPLDNPETIFLSFTQVLFHPVVAGVLLAAVLAAIMSTVDSQLLVSSSALAEDFYKGFLRKNASQKELVMVGRFGVLAIAGIALILAQDPDSTVLDLVAYAWAGLGATFGPLVLLSLFWKRMTRNGALAGMISGGATVLLWVQVEAGGIFDLYELVPGFIISALMIVIFSYIGPGPTAEMEADFEKARAMNKGN; encoded by the coding sequence ATGTTTGTTGAGGATACATTACCGATTATTATAACGTTTATCGTCTATCTTCTTGGTATGCTGGCTCTGGGTCTGATCGCCTACAAGATGACGGACAATTTATCAGACTATGTGCTTGGCGGCAGACGATTAAGTGCAGGAGTTGCTGCTCTATCAGCCGGTGCTTCGGACATGAGCAGCTGGCTGTTACTCGGGCTTCCGGGTGCCCTGTATGCCTCCGGCCTCGTGGAAGCATGGATTGCCATTGGACTCGCAATCGGTGCGGTAATTAACTGGATGTTTGTAGCGGGCAGGCTTCGGGCTTATACGGAAGTTGCCAATGATTCCATTACACTTCCGGACTTTTTTGAAAACCGTTTTAAAGACCGTTCCCGTTCCCTTCGGATCGTGTCTGCAGTACTTATTTTAATTTTCTTCACATTCTATACTTCTTCAGGTCTTGTCGGCGGGGCAATCTTATTTGAAAGCTCCTTTGGAATGGATCAGACTTTGGCTTTGTGGGTAGGAGCGATTGTTATTATTTCCTATACGTTCCTCGGCGGGTTTCTGGCTGTAAGCTGGACAGACTTTGTGCAGGGTATTCTCATGTTCCTGGCACTTATTATCATTCCAGTTGTAGCTATTTTCGACTTAGGAGGAATCGGGCCAACATTTGATGCGGTCCGCAGTGTGGACCCTGCCAATATGCAGCTCTTCAGCGGAGTTGGATTTATCGGCGTTATTTCCCTGCTCGGCTGGGGACTGGGTTATTTCGGCCAGCCGCATATTATCGTCCGTTTTATGGCTATCCGGTCCATGAAGGAACTGCCAAAAGCTCAGACGATTGGTATCGGCTGGGTGCTTTTATCAATGACGGGTGCGGTATTTACCGGTCTGGTAGGTATTGCCTACTTTGCCGACCAGCCGCTTGATAACCCGGAAACTATCTTCCTTTCCTTTACACAGGTATTGTTTCATCCTGTTGTAGCGGGTGTCCTTCTTGCTGCGGTTCTGGCAGCGATCATGAGTACAGTTGACTCCCAGCTGCTTGTATCCTCTTCTGCTCTTGCGGAAGACTTTTACAAAGGCTTCCTTCGCAAAAATGCTTCACAGAAAGAGCTCGTTATGGTCGGACGTTTCGGCGTTCTGGCGATTGCAGGTATTGCGCTCATCCTCGCCCAGGATCCGGACAGTACGGTTCTTGATCTTGTTGCCTACGCCTGGGCCGGACTCGGAGCAACGTTCGGGCCCCTCGTTCTCCTATCGTTATTCTGGAAGCGGATGACGAGAAACGGAGCCCTCGCCGGGATGATTTCCGGCGGAGCGACAGTTCTGCTTTGGGTTCAGGTGGAAGCCGGAGGAATCTTTGATCTTTACGAGCTTGTACCAGGATTTATCATTTCTGCATTGATGATAGTGATCTTCAGCTACATCGGTCCGGGACCAACAGCGGAAATGGAAGCGGATTTTGAAAAGGCACGCGCAATGAATAAGGGTAATTAA
- a CDS encoding aldehyde dehydrogenase family protein, with product MTNYNKQFINGAWKEGSSEKTLENINPYSQESIFMMNSASEEDLNRAYNAAADAFPAWKDTAPAEKQKLMHNVARVMTERKKEIISWLIKEAGSSSVKAEVEFGAALAIVNESASFPHRVKGQIMASDIPGKENRIYRSPKGVIGVIGPWNFPFHLSMRSVAPAVAAGNTVVLKPASDTVVTAGTLIADIFKEAGAAAGVLNVTAGRGSEIGDAFVTHPVPKVISFTGSTEVGSHIAELAGRHIKETALELGGNNAFIVLPDADLEQAVNSAIFGKFLHQGQICMSINRLLVHEDVYDEFTSLFKERAASLPVGDPADQNTVVGPLIKVEQVERILADIKASVEQGASLIYGGQTDGTLMHPAVLTDVTQGMPIAENEIFGPAAPIIRFSTEEEAVKLANATPYGLSGAVHSSALHRAAELAKQIDSGMVHINDQPVNDEPHAAFGGEKQSGLGRFGGEWALDKFTTEKWISVQSEKRSYPF from the coding sequence ATGACTAATTACAATAAACAATTTATAAATGGAGCCTGGAAAGAAGGATCCAGTGAGAAGACTCTTGAAAACATTAATCCATATTCCCAGGAATCTATTTTTATGATGAATTCAGCATCGGAAGAAGATCTTAACCGTGCCTACAATGCGGCGGCTGATGCTTTTCCTGCCTGGAAAGATACAGCTCCAGCTGAAAAACAGAAATTAATGCACAACGTCGCACGTGTCATGACTGAAAGAAAAAAAGAAATAATAAGCTGGCTTATAAAAGAGGCAGGAAGTTCTTCCGTTAAAGCGGAGGTTGAGTTTGGCGCAGCTCTCGCTATCGTCAATGAATCTGCTTCTTTTCCGCACAGAGTAAAAGGGCAGATTATGGCATCGGACATTCCCGGAAAAGAGAATCGTATTTACCGCTCGCCAAAAGGGGTTATCGGCGTCATCGGACCATGGAATTTCCCATTTCATTTATCTATGCGGTCCGTAGCGCCGGCTGTTGCTGCAGGAAATACAGTTGTTCTTAAGCCTGCTTCCGATACTGTCGTTACCGCCGGTACACTGATAGCGGATATTTTCAAGGAGGCAGGAGCGGCGGCCGGCGTTCTCAACGTCACCGCCGGCCGCGGATCGGAAATCGGAGACGCGTTTGTCACTCATCCTGTCCCAAAAGTTATTTCTTTTACCGGCTCCACCGAAGTCGGTTCCCACATTGCCGAGCTTGCAGGCAGACACATCAAAGAAACCGCACTCGAGCTCGGAGGTAATAATGCCTTCATCGTTCTTCCTGATGCCGACCTCGAACAAGCTGTTAATTCAGCCATATTCGGCAAATTTCTTCATCAGGGGCAGATCTGCATGAGTATTAACCGTCTGCTCGTCCACGAAGATGTATACGATGAATTTACCTCTTTATTTAAAGAAAGAGCCGCCTCTCTTCCTGTCGGTGATCCCGCCGACCAGAATACCGTTGTCGGACCACTTATTAAAGTCGAACAGGTCGAACGGATCCTGGCAGATATAAAAGCTTCTGTCGAACAGGGAGCATCGTTAATTTACGGCGGACAAACTGACGGCACATTAATGCATCCTGCCGTTTTGACAGACGTAACACAGGGGATGCCAATAGCTGAAAATGAGATTTTCGGTCCCGCCGCTCCGATTATCCGCTTCTCCACGGAAGAAGAAGCAGTGAAACTGGCCAATGCCACCCCTTACGGTTTAAGTGGCGCGGTACACTCCAGCGCACTCCACCGGGCAGCAGAACTTGCTAAACAAATCGATTCCGGAATGGTCCACATTAATGATCAGCCTGTAAACGATGAACCTCATGCCGCTTTTGGAGGGGAAAAACAATCCGGACTCGGCCGCTTCGGCGGAGAATGGGCACTCGACAAATTCACGACGGAAAAATGGATTTCTGTACAGTCTGAAAAGCGCAGTTACCCCTTTTAG
- a CDS encoding GAF domain-containing protein, with product MECNGREPFVVENLQIHPITGGMQVTEKLNASTLLGVPILVQSGEGYGTLCALDSEPRKFTENEINLFSVMGRLLGYVIDVDMERHKMQTANVPLVPIGKGVIILPLTGTVTEERAEAILSRVLAYCTEETADYMIIDVSGLVEKEEAMTDKLLYLVNCLELVGTTAIIIGVRPDQAVSLHAQQMMAHEIVIKPSMEEALNWVGLKVERK from the coding sequence ATCGAATGTAACGGCCGTGAGCCGTTCGTCGTTGAAAATTTACAAATACATCCGATAACAGGCGGAATGCAGGTGACTGAGAAACTTAATGCTTCTACGCTGCTCGGTGTTCCCATTTTAGTGCAGAGTGGAGAAGGCTACGGAACACTTTGTGCGCTTGACAGTGAGCCGAGAAAATTCACAGAAAATGAAATAAATTTGTTTTCTGTCATGGGCAGACTGCTCGGGTACGTCATAGATGTTGATATGGAGCGCCATAAAATGCAGACAGCTAATGTGCCGCTTGTGCCAATAGGTAAAGGAGTAATCATACTTCCGCTTACAGGTACGGTGACGGAAGAACGGGCAGAGGCGATTTTGAGCCGGGTACTTGCTTACTGTACGGAAGAAACGGCTGATTACATGATCATTGATGTTTCCGGTCTGGTGGAAAAAGAAGAAGCCATGACAGATAAGCTTCTTTATCTCGTCAATTGTCTGGAGCTTGTCGGGACTACTGCCATCATCATCGGTGTGAGGCCGGATCAGGCTGTTTCCCTTCATGCTCAGCAGATGATGGCTCACGAGATCGTTATTAAACCGTCTATGGAAGAGGCGCTGAACTGGGTTGGTTTGAAAGTCGAAAGAAAATAA
- a CDS encoding glycerate kinase — protein sequence MKIVIAPGAFTKYILAASAAEAMKKGVHNALPESEIIVLPMADGGIGSSEALLYHQNFTWRTISIHDPQKQKKTFSYCITEDHKAYIDAESVLEEAPETAHSRPLLDSSSSGLGEVISDASDYTDEIIISLGHSSAADMGFGMLEVLGAEFFNETGDRITGLSTKDISSVEKVKIDNLHSPPITVLTKTSGPLTGSEGAAAMTGMQTGETSSVIEFLERAMDRTAGLFPDGTELKKSLGAGASGGTGFAFLTMGASLHSAAAYSASQHNLEEHLQEADLVLTGERRTEFAQDLTGFVTKTAEAAGIEVVVLTSPEEKAFFSAGSTAEEPGAEPYLLQKIEETAGLAVKSRLD from the coding sequence ATGAAAATAGTTATTGCACCCGGAGCTTTTACAAAATACATTTTGGCGGCCTCTGCTGCAGAAGCGATGAAAAAAGGCGTGCACAATGCTTTACCTGAATCGGAAATTATCGTCCTTCCAATGGCGGACGGAGGTATTGGAAGCAGCGAAGCGCTTCTCTACCACCAAAACTTCACGTGGAGGACCATTTCTATTCACGATCCCCAGAAACAGAAAAAAACCTTTTCCTACTGTATAACGGAAGATCATAAAGCATATATCGATGCCGAGTCCGTACTTGAAGAAGCGCCTGAAACAGCTCACAGCCGCCCGCTTCTCGATTCATCAAGCAGCGGACTAGGAGAAGTCATTTCTGATGCTTCTGATTATACCGATGAAATTATCATATCCCTCGGCCATTCTTCAGCTGCCGATATGGGCTTCGGGATGCTCGAAGTGCTCGGGGCAGAATTTTTTAACGAAACAGGGGATAGAATCACCGGACTTAGTACGAAAGACATTTCCTCCGTTGAAAAAGTTAAGATTGATAATCTCCACTCCCCTCCGATAACAGTGCTGACAAAAACGAGCGGGCCGCTCACAGGTTCTGAAGGAGCGGCAGCCATGACTGGAATGCAGACCGGAGAAACGTCAAGCGTGATTGAGTTTCTCGAACGGGCGATGGATCGTACAGCCGGTCTGTTTCCAGATGGGACCGAATTGAAAAAGAGTCTCGGAGCGGGAGCCTCCGGCGGAACAGGATTTGCCTTCCTTACGATGGGAGCATCTCTCCACAGCGCCGCTGCCTACTCTGCTTCCCAGCATAATCTGGAAGAGCATCTGCAGGAAGCAGATCTTGTTCTGACAGGAGAAAGACGAACAGAATTTGCGCAAGATCTAACAGGTTTCGTCACAAAAACAGCCGAAGCGGCAGGTATTGAAGTCGTTGTCCTTACTTCTCCCGAAGAAAAAGCTTTTTTCTCAGCAGGATCGACAGCAGAAGAACCCGGGGCCGAACCGTATCTGCTTCAGAAAATAGAAGAAACTGCCGGGCTCGCAGTTAAAAGCCGCCTGGACTGA
- a CDS encoding ROK family protein: MKKRIGIDIGGTAIKAALVEEGRVIDFKREETPADGETGIMLMKKMVEAWLEVTEEIVGAAAPGPLDTKSGVFHDPPNLPGWHGFALRDRLSEVLGRACLVENDANAAAAGEFTAGAGKGYGSIVYITISTGVGAGIIVGNALLSGAQSIAGEVGNLIIADQGPYQEGMNSGSWESLASGTALGKAAEEKGIHGGAEKLFTLLKEGDRDAERIFEIWLDYTARGIANVIHTINPEAVILGGGVMNEADFIIPRLMPVVREKVYASLREQVVILPALLGAHVGVVGAAGLGSLSRI, encoded by the coding sequence ATGAAAAAAAGGATTGGTATAGATATAGGCGGGACAGCTATTAAAGCTGCACTTGTAGAGGAAGGCAGGGTGATTGATTTCAAGCGGGAAGAAACCCCTGCAGATGGAGAAACGGGAATCATGTTGATGAAAAAAATGGTTGAAGCATGGCTGGAGGTAACAGAAGAAATAGTTGGAGCTGCGGCTCCGGGGCCGCTGGATACAAAATCCGGAGTATTTCACGATCCCCCCAATCTTCCAGGATGGCACGGTTTTGCTTTAAGAGACAGGCTTAGTGAAGTGCTGGGAAGAGCGTGTCTTGTAGAAAACGATGCGAATGCCGCTGCTGCAGGAGAATTCACAGCAGGAGCTGGAAAAGGGTACGGGAGCATCGTCTATATTACGATCAGTACCGGTGTAGGGGCAGGGATCATCGTTGGAAACGCTCTGCTGTCGGGAGCTCAGTCCATTGCAGGAGAAGTTGGAAATCTTATTATTGCAGATCAGGGACCTTATCAGGAAGGGATGAATTCCGGCTCCTGGGAATCGCTTGCTTCCGGTACAGCACTCGGAAAAGCAGCCGAAGAAAAAGGGATTCACGGTGGGGCGGAAAAGCTTTTTACACTGTTAAAAGAAGGAGACCGTGATGCGGAAAGGATTTTCGAAATCTGGCTTGACTATACGGCCCGCGGGATTGCCAATGTAATACATACGATTAACCCGGAAGCGGTAATCCTCGGGGGAGGCGTGATGAACGAAGCAGACTTCATCATTCCCAGGCTGATGCCGGTTGTCCGTGAAAAAGTATATGCCAGTCTCCGGGAGCAGGTCGTCATTCTTCCTGCACTGCTTGGAGCGCACGTCGGGGTCGTAGGCGCTGCCGGACTGGGCAGCCTCTCCCGCATTTAA